One part of the Vicia villosa cultivar HV-30 ecotype Madison, WI linkage group LG6, Vvil1.0, whole genome shotgun sequence genome encodes these proteins:
- the LOC131614387 gene encoding F-box/kelch-repeat protein At3g23880-like, producing the protein MIRSPIVLHDELIAEILSILPVKSLLQFKCVCKSWKTLISDSAFIKLHLKRSATQIPMFAIILDRLKITPGESPDGNDDEYEENFSVFPYPTRSLLDNSSITLFDDPYYDVENKECSNVFASCNGLFLLASVIFTGPHKKYSFQLWNPATKTISKKFGYFCAIQYQSFTFGLGFDDSTDTYKVVVASRYIGNQLKSNVRVLSFGDDVWRSIESFPVVPLPFELNNYNIHDGVYVSGAVNWLAIRNNIDYHSWINMKLTVNKTIKVEHFVIVSLDLRTETYNQYLLPLDFDEVPSAQPIISVLGGCLCFSYSYKETDIVIWQMKKFGVEDSWTQFLKVSYQNLQIDYDLSGYMKYHFQLIPLLLFEDCDTLMLRSSQNFEAILYNWRDNRVKQIKVTTTTKDFEFWDPVNYVESLVRIN; encoded by the coding sequence ATGATTCGGTCGCCGATCGTGCTTCACGATGAACTCATCGCCGAAATACTTTCCATTCTTCCCGTCAAATCTCTTCTTCAATTTAAGTGTGTCTGTAAGTCTTGGAAAACTCTCATCTCCGATTCCGCCTTCATCAAATTGCACCTCAAGAGATCAGCAACACAAATTCCGATGTTTGCAATAATCTTGGATCGCTTGAAGATTACTCCAGGAGAGTCTCCCGACGGTAATGACGATGAATATGAAGAGAATTTCAGTGTTTTTCCATATCCTACTCGTAGTTTACTCGATAATTCCTCAATCACCCTTTTTGACGATCCTTACTATGACGTGGAAAACAAAGAGTGCTCTAATGTATTTGCTTCCTGTAATGGATTGTTTCTTTTGGCCAGTGTTATCTTCACCGGTCCCCATAAAAAGTACTCGTTTCAATTGTGGAATCCAGCCACCAAGACAATATCTAAAAAGTTTGGATATTTTTGTGCTATTCAATATCAAAGTTTCACCTTTGGACTTGGATTTGATGATTCAACAGACACTTATAAAGTGGTGGTGGCGTCCCGTTACATTGGTAATCAACTGAAATCTAATGTGAGAGTTCTTAGCTTCGGTGATGATGTTTGGAGAAGCATTGAAAGTTTTCCGGTTGTTCCTCTTCCTTTTGAACTCAATAACTATAATATCCATGATGGTGTGTATGTTAGTGGTGCTGTTAACTGGTTGGCTATTCGCAACAACATTGACTACCATAGTTGGATTAATATGAAACTCACGGTTAATAAGACTATCAAAGTTGAACATTTTGTTATTGTTTCTCTTGATTTGAGGACTGAGACTTATAATCAATATCTTTTGCCCCTTGATTTTGACGAAGTGCCGTCAGCTCAACCAATCATTAGTGTTTTAGGGGGTTGCCTATGTTTTTCTTATTCTTATAAGGAAACTGATATTGTTATATGGCAGATGAAAAAATTTGGAGTTGAAGATTCTTGGACTCAATTTCTTAAAGTTAGTTATCAAAATCTTCAAATAGATTATGACTTGAGTGGCTATATGAAATATCATTTTCAATTGATACCGTTGCTTCTTTTCGAAGATTGTGATACACTTATGCTTAGGAGCTCTCAAAACTTTGAAGCAATTCTCTATAATTGGAGGGATAATAGAGTAAAGCAAATAAAAGTTACTACAACAAcgaaagattttgaattttgggACCCTGTTAATTATGTTGAAAGTTTAGTTCGGATTAATTAA